Proteins from a single region of Crassaminicella profunda:
- a CDS encoding SpoIID/LytB domain-containing protein encodes MNDQNLPIYVKIYDHILNKIVLESIEELVKKMVASQIPIAFEIEALKAQSIIARTFIVRNTKALGGRGCSKHEDADLCTDGHCIERITIEQLKEKWGLDFEKHWQKIDCVVKETEGKIITMNNKPINAKFHATCGGATENSENIEGNKTLYLRKVLCEYCRNSPYYKNSMELSLEEIEKRLNIKTLKPSSVKGPVMEGIIEDIERDEEGRIVSLKMGGKKFKGTEVMKLLGLNSTRGNDHEEHFDDLFSDKEFLMKSTVKAPMNI; translated from the coding sequence TTGAATGATCAGAATTTACCAATTTATGTTAAAATATATGACCATATTTTAAACAAAATTGTTTTAGAATCAATAGAGGAATTAGTGAAAAAAATGGTTGCTTCTCAAATACCTATAGCTTTTGAAATAGAAGCACTAAAAGCACAGTCAATTATTGCAAGAACTTTTATTGTAAGAAATACAAAGGCTCTTGGAGGAAGGGGCTGTTCAAAACATGAAGATGCGGATTTATGTACAGATGGACATTGTATAGAAAGGATTACCATAGAACAATTAAAGGAAAAATGGGGACTGGATTTTGAAAAGCATTGGCAAAAAATAGATTGTGTTGTTAAGGAGACAGAAGGAAAAATTATTACTATGAATAATAAACCCATCAATGCAAAATTTCATGCTACTTGTGGAGGCGCTACAGAGAATTCAGAAAATATAGAAGGGAATAAAACCTTGTATCTAAGAAAGGTACTATGTGAGTATTGTAGAAATTCTCCATATTATAAAAATTCTATGGAGTTGTCCTTAGAGGAAATAGAAAAAAGATTAAATATTAAGACCCTTAAACCATCTTCTGTGAAAGGGCCTGTCATGGAAGGGATTATAGAAGATATAGAAAGAGACGAAGAAGGTAGGATCGTAAGCCTTAAGATGGGTGGGAAAAAATTCAAAGGAACCGAAGTGATGAAATTGTTAGGGTTAAATTCAACAAGAGGTAACGATCATGAAGAACATTTTGATGATTTGTTTTCAGATAAAGAATTTCTAATGAAGAGTACTGTTAAGGCACCAATGAACATATAA
- a CDS encoding DMT family transporter, with protein MKKKSVLADFSLLMVAFVWGSTFAVIKDVLSEAQPLNMMGIRFILATIILSIMFHKKLKKTTKEAFKGGVIIGLFLFVAMATQTIGLLYTTASKQAFLTGTNVVMVPFLVWMLHKKRPDSYSFIGAFLAIIGIGFLTLDGSFSFSTFNKGDVLTLICAVFFACHIISIGYFAKDYDPVVLSIVQFGVTGILFSVAAMFFESFTLNVGPAVMKAIIYLALAGTAFAYTVQNVAQKYTSSSHAAIILCLESVFGSLLAVVLLGEVLTMKMLIGCVIIFVGIIITETKLEFIKKKNMDISL; from the coding sequence ATGAAAAAAAAATCAGTATTAGCAGATTTTTCTCTTTTAATGGTTGCTTTTGTTTGGGGATCCACTTTTGCTGTGATTAAAGATGTTTTATCAGAAGCACAACCATTGAATATGATGGGGATACGATTTATCTTAGCCACAATTATTTTGTCTATTATGTTTCACAAAAAACTGAAAAAAACTACCAAGGAAGCTTTTAAGGGTGGGGTGATTATTGGACTATTTTTATTTGTTGCCATGGCAACTCAGACCATAGGGCTTCTTTATACTACTGCATCTAAACAAGCATTTTTAACAGGTACAAATGTAGTGATGGTTCCTTTTTTAGTATGGATGCTGCATAAAAAAAGACCAGATAGTTATTCTTTTATAGGTGCGTTTTTAGCTATTATAGGAATAGGCTTTTTAACTTTAGATGGATCTTTCTCATTTAGTACTTTTAATAAAGGAGATGTATTAACCCTGATCTGTGCTGTATTTTTTGCCTGCCATATTATATCTATTGGGTATTTTGCCAAGGATTATGATCCTGTTGTTTTAAGTATTGTACAGTTTGGTGTAACAGGTATTTTGTTTTCCGTAGCAGCTATGTTCTTTGAATCATTTACATTAAATGTAGGACCAGCTGTGATGAAAGCCATTATCTATTTAGCACTAGCAGGGACTGCTTTTGCTTATACAGTTCAAAATGTAGCTCAAAAGTATACCTCATCCTCTCATGCAGCCATTATCCTTTGTTTAGAATCTGTTTTTGGGAGTTTGTTAGCGGTGGTTTTATTAGGAGAAGTATTAACTATGAAGATGCTTATAGGATGTGTAATTATATTTGTAGGAATTATTATTACAGAGACAAAGCTTGAATTTATAAAGAAAAAGAATATGGATATTTCATTATAA
- a CDS encoding YkgJ family cysteine cluster protein, whose protein sequence is MKKLYLKNINQAIKIAQNNVYFDRLSKIYDTLPTGRCFGCTKCCMESVHTHFIEFLNIFHYLRENRQLYEKIFPQIIQYYFLEMVKKEHCPFLDEEGRCTIYEVRPLVCRMFGHLTEKEYEESYKNVLHQNIEIMKVFKNKYKIMLPENVVNYKIDYCRNFEVDKQMTKDQRQTLIDQMFTMESAFFMRGLITEDFIDTGLVSWFVYTVFDIEEAGDLRVKIMKEYLESGYSESLEEIMKKIKVCF, encoded by the coding sequence ATGAAAAAATTGTATTTAAAGAATATCAATCAAGCTATAAAAATAGCCCAAAACAATGTGTATTTTGATAGATTGTCTAAAATATATGATACTCTTCCAACGGGACGGTGCTTTGGATGTACCAAGTGTTGTATGGAATCTGTACATACTCATTTTATTGAGTTTTTAAATATATTCCATTATTTAAGAGAAAATAGACAATTATATGAAAAAATATTTCCTCAGATTATACAGTATTATTTTTTGGAGATGGTAAAAAAAGAGCATTGTCCGTTCTTAGATGAAGAAGGAAGGTGTACAATTTATGAGGTGAGACCTCTTGTTTGTAGAATGTTTGGACACCTAACAGAAAAAGAATATGAAGAGAGTTATAAAAATGTATTGCACCAAAATATAGAGATTATGAAAGTTTTTAAAAATAAATATAAAATTATGTTACCGGAAAATGTAGTGAATTATAAAATAGATTATTGCAGAAATTTTGAAGTAGATAAACAAATGACTAAAGATCAAAGACAAACATTGATTGATCAGATGTTTACAATGGAATCAGCTTTTTTTATGAGAGGACTGATTACAGAAGACTTTATAGACACTGGACTTGTATCCTGGTTTGTGTATACGGTTTTTGATATAGAAGAAGCAGGGGATTTAAGAGTTAAAATAATGAAAGAATATTTAGAAAGTGGTTATAGTGAAAGCTTAGAGGAGATTATGAAAAAAATAAAGGTATGTTTTTAA
- a CDS encoding MFS transporter, with protein MKCTKNIILFLLFLAYGEVCYITSLRTNIFSIVQQEYHLDYSHIATLVLISGIVMQISIYLTGLISKKWSYHKSLIGGLGICGISIFCMFFVKNIFLFDTLFVLFMFGFGVCNLTLNMYAGALAENNRGKALMKLHLGAALGMSIGPTVISQLMHIGFSWQSILGASSFPAFILIFLLFFNKQPNTQQSIQENQSIQTTEHELNSKSFIVWMFIIIFICAQIWEYGVGTWFVIYARAAKDLSEIQAAKYLTIFLAGFPVGRLIYSKILDYVSYYKSILIAFIGNFILILLGIITKELIFISLTGFFTSSMFPVIMSMMQEKLGDHRSDLIGWICMVGGILQYIFIWSVGKLGDIWGIELGFSSLIIYMFIGALTVLFIRNSLSENKSSKCSS; from the coding sequence ATGAAATGTACAAAAAACATCATTCTTTTTTTACTTTTTCTTGCTTATGGAGAAGTATGTTATATCACCTCTCTACGTACAAATATATTTTCTATTGTTCAGCAGGAATACCATCTTGACTACAGTCATATTGCAACCTTAGTGCTTATATCTGGAATTGTTATGCAAATTTCAATCTATTTGACAGGGCTTATTTCAAAAAAATGGAGTTACCATAAATCCTTAATAGGAGGATTAGGGATCTGTGGAATAAGTATTTTTTGTATGTTCTTTGTTAAAAATATTTTTTTATTTGATACTCTATTTGTTCTTTTTATGTTTGGTTTTGGTGTTTGTAATCTCACATTAAATATGTATGCAGGTGCTTTAGCTGAAAACAATAGAGGAAAAGCGCTTATGAAGCTTCACCTTGGTGCTGCTCTAGGTATGAGCATAGGCCCAACTGTTATTAGTCAATTGATGCATATTGGATTTTCATGGCAAAGTATCCTGGGGGCATCCAGTTTTCCTGCCTTTATTTTGATTTTCCTTTTATTTTTTAATAAGCAGCCAAATACACAACAAAGCATTCAAGAAAATCAATCCATACAAACTACTGAGCATGAATTAAATTCTAAAAGCTTTATTGTTTGGATGTTTATTATTATATTTATATGTGCTCAAATTTGGGAGTATGGTGTAGGTACATGGTTTGTCATTTATGCAAGAGCTGCTAAAGACCTATCAGAAATACAAGCTGCAAAATATTTAACTATTTTCCTTGCAGGTTTTCCAGTAGGTAGACTTATTTATAGTAAAATTTTAGATTATGTAAGTTATTATAAGAGCATACTTATTGCTTTTATTGGAAATTTCATATTGATTTTATTAGGTATTATAACAAAAGAGTTGATATTTATTAGTTTAACAGGATTTTTCACTTCTTCTATGTTTCCAGTCATCATGTCTATGATGCAAGAAAAATTGGGGGATCATCGTTCAGACCTAATCGGATGGATCTGTATGGTTGGAGGAATCCTTCAATATATTTTCATCTGGTCAGTTGGAAAACTTGGGGATATTTGGGGAATTGAACTAGGCTTTAGCAGTTTAATTATTTATATGTTCATTGGTGCCTTAACAGTACTCTTCATTAGAAATTCTTTATCTGAAAACAAATCATCAAAATGTTCTTCATGA
- a CDS encoding acetyl-CoA C-acetyltransferase, translating to MREVVIASAVRTAVGSYGGSLKGFKPAELGSIVIKEALNRANVKPEQVEEVLFGCVLQAAQGQGVARQSAVNAGIPVEVPAATINIICGSGLRSVSLAAQTIMAGDNDIVVAGGTEVMSSAPYAVEKARWGHRMGDGKIVDTMIKDGLWDAFNNYHMGITAENVAEKWGITREEQDAFAAQSQNRAEKARKEGRFKDEIVPVEIKTKKGTIVFDQDEFIREGVTVEGIGKLRPAFKKDGTVTAGNASGINDGAAAFVIMSKEKADELGIKPLATIVSNATAGVDPSIMGVGPIPSSKKALEKAGLTVADMDLIEANEAFAAQSIAVARELNFDMEKVNVNGGAIAIGHPIGASGGRILVTLLHEMEKRDAKKGLATLCIGGGMGTALVVERK from the coding sequence ATGAGAGAAGTAGTAATAGCAAGTGCTGTAAGAACAGCTGTAGGAAGTTATGGGGGATCTTTAAAAGGTTTTAAACCAGCAGAATTAGGATCTATTGTAATTAAAGAAGCATTAAACAGAGCAAATGTTAAACCAGAGCAAGTAGAAGAAGTATTATTTGGTTGTGTATTACAAGCAGCACAAGGTCAAGGGGTAGCAAGACAGTCTGCAGTAAATGCAGGTATTCCTGTAGAAGTTCCAGCAGCAACTATTAATATTATTTGTGGTTCAGGATTAAGATCAGTATCTTTAGCAGCACAAACAATCATGGCAGGAGATAATGACATTGTAGTTGCTGGTGGTACAGAAGTAATGAGTTCAGCTCCATATGCTGTAGAAAAAGCAAGATGGGGACACAGAATGGGCGATGGAAAAATCGTTGATACAATGATCAAAGATGGACTATGGGATGCATTTAATAATTACCATATGGGTATTACTGCTGAGAATGTTGCAGAAAAATGGGGAATCACTAGAGAAGAACAAGATGCTTTTGCAGCACAAAGTCAAAATAGAGCAGAAAAAGCAAGAAAAGAAGGAAGATTTAAAGATGAAATCGTACCAGTAGAAATCAAAACTAAAAAAGGAACAATTGTATTTGATCAAGATGAATTCATCAGAGAAGGTGTAACAGTAGAAGGTATTGGTAAATTAAGACCAGCATTCAAAAAAGATGGTACTGTAACAGCTGGAAATGCATCTGGTATCAATGATGGTGCAGCAGCATTTGTAATCATGTCAAAAGAAAAAGCAGATGAACTAGGAATTAAGCCTTTAGCTACAATTGTATCAAATGCAACTGCAGGAGTTGATCCTTCAATCATGGGAGTAGGTCCTATTCCTTCTTCTAAGAAAGCTTTAGAAAAAGCTGGACTTACAGTAGCAGATATGGATTTAATTGAAGCAAACGAAGCTTTTGCAGCACAATCTATTGCAGTAGCAAGAGAACTTAACTTTGATATGGAAAAAGTAAATGTAAATGGTGGAGCTATTGCTATTGGTCATCCAATCGGAGCAAGTGGTGGAAGAATCTTAGTTACATTACTTCATGAAATGGAAAAAAGAGATGCTAAGAAAGGTCTTGCGACTCTTTGCATTGGTGGAGGAATGGGAACAGCTTTAGTTGTTGAAAGAAAATAA
- a CDS encoding leucine-rich repeat domain-containing protein, whose translation MEQIKKSKWRNHKTMIFFILIISSLFYIADNVLISEKFRYLYFLILCLISFIPKNYEEVNKKGGKIIAIAIWIWIIASWLGVYISQYIVGIILSGIMLIIYILEDPLENKKKKIIAIILMISLTIGLDNYINEHQLVKDIALRQYIRERISKPVGLLTQGDFNKIQRVFIYEPIRNLEGIENLKNLQDVDLSVENIKDFKPLMKVKKLRSLEIDHIKENDLDFLKELKSLLGLELEFDNSYTGVIPIDGLEQLKILRIKNIKIKDFNNFSKLKNLEELEIRDSQIHNLAGIKDIKNLKTLDLCNSKIENMEGVSETKALERIYLSGSEFDHSKKLIHETLKRLDIGNSNIKDISFISELKTLEYLDLSHNDIKDLTPLREMKNLKELNLECNPDLEDLSSIENLGNIYNLNIRFTKAYLKNNKKK comes from the coding sequence ATGGAGCAAATAAAGAAAAGTAAGTGGAGAAATCATAAAACGATGATATTTTTTATATTAATCATATCTAGTTTGTTTTATATAGCTGATAATGTTTTAATTAGTGAAAAATTTAGATATCTATATTTTTTAATATTATGCTTAATATCTTTTATTCCTAAAAATTATGAAGAGGTTAATAAAAAAGGCGGAAAAATAATTGCAATAGCTATTTGGATATGGATTATTGCTTCTTGGTTAGGGGTATATATCAGCCAATATATAGTAGGAATTATTTTGTCAGGAATTATGCTCATAATCTATATATTAGAAGATCCTCTAGAAAATAAAAAGAAAAAAATTATTGCCATTATATTAATGATTTCTTTAACCATAGGGTTAGATAATTATATCAATGAACATCAACTAGTAAAGGATATAGCGTTAAGACAATATATAAGAGAAAGAATTTCAAAACCTGTAGGATTATTGACACAAGGAGATTTTAATAAAATACAGAGAGTATTTATATACGAACCTATAAGAAATTTAGAGGGAATAGAAAATCTCAAAAACCTTCAGGATGTGGATTTATCTGTAGAGAATATAAAAGATTTTAAGCCATTGATGAAAGTAAAGAAATTAAGAAGTTTAGAGATAGATCATATAAAAGAGAATGATTTAGATTTCTTGAAAGAATTAAAGTCCCTTTTAGGATTAGAATTAGAGTTTGATAATAGTTATACTGGGGTTATTCCTATAGATGGATTAGAACAATTAAAGATATTAAGAATTAAAAATATAAAAATAAAAGATTTCAATAATTTTAGCAAACTAAAAAACCTTGAAGAGTTAGAAATCAGAGATAGCCAAATCCATAATTTAGCTGGGATAAAAGATATAAAAAATCTAAAAACGTTAGATTTATGTAATAGCAAAATAGAAAATATGGAGGGGGTAAGTGAGACAAAAGCATTAGAAAGAATATATTTATCAGGAAGTGAATTTGATCATTCTAAAAAATTAATTCATGAAACTTTAAAAAGACTGGATATAGGAAATTCTAATATAAAAGATATAAGCTTTATTAGTGAGCTAAAAACATTAGAATATTTAGACTTATCCCATAATGATATAAAAGATTTAACACCATTAAGGGAAATGAAAAATTTAAAAGAATTAAATTTAGAGTGTAATCCGGATTTAGAAGATTTATCATCTATAGAAAATTTAGGGAACATTTATAACTTAAACATAAGATTTACAAAGGCTTATTTGAAAAATAATAAGAAAAAATAG
- a CDS encoding recombinase family protein, with translation MRCAVYVRVSTDMETQKTSIAHQKNYFEKYIEDRNWKLYKIYQDIESGRSIKNRDGLQALMEDSKKNDFDMVLTKSISRFARNTLEGLILIRDLKSKNIRFMTIEDGFDSEEYDEFMFTLLLSIAQKESEKMSERIKFGKLCRAKKGYYNGSNAPYGYKKIDKYNMVPAEDITEFVIRKIFSMYLEGKGLYKIAKELNNQGYPTPSQAAGKKNSASIWHQSTIRKILSNRFYVGDMIQNKKSQEMIIVRNTHKPIIDLVTFEEVQRRLKEKRKKVFKTSHLFSGILVCGECGSSMHYKKDKETYICGKLNKMGKKYCQGAYIKEEVLKKIVCRQLKKVIHENICKNKLLKEIQSEIKIKDEGVHIGKINKKINELERKKDRVVDLLIDEMIDQKIYLKKIKKIEGEIKINEEYMENIVKKFTNRKMAIENIIDGIFIMDTIDTLDLNKLVQKIKVFKNKEVLIEYTFQI, from the coding sequence TTGAGATGTGCTGTATATGTAAGGGTTTCTACAGATATGGAGACACAAAAGACAAGTATTGCACATCAGAAAAATTATTTTGAAAAATACATTGAGGATAGAAATTGGAAGCTTTATAAAATCTATCAGGATATTGAAAGTGGAAGAAGTATAAAGAATAGAGATGGATTACAAGCATTGATGGAGGATAGTAAAAAGAATGATTTTGATATGGTTCTTACAAAGAGCATTTCACGATTTGCTAGAAATACATTAGAAGGATTAATCCTTATTCGGGATTTAAAATCTAAAAACATAAGATTTATGACCATAGAGGATGGATTTGATTCAGAAGAATATGATGAATTTATGTTTACTTTACTCTTATCTATTGCACAAAAAGAATCTGAAAAAATGAGTGAACGTATTAAATTTGGGAAACTATGTAGAGCAAAAAAAGGGTATTATAATGGTAGCAATGCTCCTTATGGATATAAAAAAATTGATAAATACAATATGGTTCCTGCTGAGGATATTACTGAATTTGTCATTCGAAAAATATTTTCCATGTATTTAGAAGGCAAGGGATTATATAAAATAGCAAAGGAGTTGAATAATCAAGGTTATCCAACACCAAGTCAAGCAGCAGGGAAAAAAAATAGTGCATCTATTTGGCATCAAAGTACTATTCGAAAAATACTTTCAAATAGGTTTTACGTAGGAGATATGATTCAGAATAAAAAAAGTCAAGAAATGATTATTGTAAGGAATACCCATAAGCCTATTATAGATCTAGTAACTTTTGAAGAAGTCCAGAGGCGATTGAAGGAAAAAAGGAAAAAGGTTTTTAAAACGTCCCATCTTTTTTCTGGAATTTTAGTCTGTGGGGAATGTGGTAGTAGCATGCATTATAAAAAAGATAAAGAAACATATATTTGCGGAAAATTAAATAAAATGGGAAAGAAATATTGCCAAGGTGCATATATCAAAGAAGAGGTGCTAAAGAAGATTGTATGTAGACAATTAAAAAAAGTCATTCATGAAAATATATGTAAAAATAAATTGTTAAAAGAAATACAAAGTGAAATAAAAATAAAAGATGAAGGCGTTCATATTGGAAAGATTAATAAGAAGATAAATGAATTGGAACGAAAGAAAGATCGTGTGGTAGATCTATTAATAGATGAAATGATTGATCAAAAAATATATTTAAAAAAAATAAAAAAAATAGAAGGAGAAATAAAGATCAATGAAGAATATATGGAAAATATAGTTAAAAAATTCACAAATAGGAAAATGGCTATAGAAAATATCATTGATGGAATATTTATAATGGATACTATAGACACTCTTGATTTAAATAAATTAGTACAAAAGATTAAAGTATTCAAGAATAAGGAAGTGTTAATAGAATATACATTTCAGATATGA